The following are encoded together in the Bombus affinis isolate iyBomAffi1 chromosome 6, iyBomAffi1.2, whole genome shotgun sequence genome:
- the LOC126917145 gene encoding ketohexokinase-like isoform X2 yields MYIYIYIYIITLSVECRWQRGGNASNTCTVLSQLGSPCEFFGTLSAEEHLSFLQNDMRSYNIDFSHCPMVESIGCPISTVMLSLSSGSRTILHHNPNLPELTLKNFEQLHLEDYSWIHFEGRNLNEVLSMMQCVENYNNMLNYSQDSNSKEIASSQAPITVSVELETPKQELLDLLPYVDVAFISKDFAQSRGHDNMSETLKDISGDAKSGATLICAWADRGAMARTPDNITVQSPAFPPQKIVDTLGAGDTFNAAVLHYLNKAKLEFIKKRKLKSCKTNSALQKDVEIKRNIKMNYNIESLECSHTEFITQNVLQAAVTFACQVAGAKVGLRGYNKLGEIFKDASKS; encoded by the exons atgtatatatatatatatatatatataataacttt ATCTGTAGAATGTCGGTGGCAAAGAGGAGGTAATGCATCTAATACTTGTACGGTTCTTTCTCAATTAGGGAGCCCGTGTGAATTTTTTGGTACTTTAAGTGCTGAAGAACATTTAAGTTTTTTGCAAAATGACATGCGCAGTTACAATATTGACTTTTCTCATTGTCCTATGGTAGAAAGTATAGGGTGTCCAATATCCACTGTTATGCTAAGTTTAAGCTCAGGGTCTCGTACAATTTTACATCATAATCCAAATCTGCCAGAGTTAACATTGAAAAATTTTGAGCAACTACATTTAGAAGATTACAGTTGGATTCATTTTGAAGGTAGAAACTTGAATGAAGTATTATCCATGATGCAGTGTGtggaaaattataataacatGTTGAATTATAGCCAAGATAGCAATAGTAAAGAAATTGCTTCCAGTCAAGCACCAATTACTGTTAGTGTAGAATTAGAAACTCCGAAACAAGAATTATTAGACTTACTACCTTATGTCGATGTAGCATTTATCTCTAAAGATTTTGCCCAAAGTAGAGGACATGATAATATGAGTGAAACATTGAAGGATATTAGCGGAGATGCTAAATCTGG gGCAACTCTTATATGTGCTTGGGCTGACAGAGGTGCTATGGCAAGAACTCCAGATAATATTACAGTACAATCTCCTGCATTTCCACCACAGAAGATTGTGGATACCTTAGGTGCTGGAGACACCTTTAATGCTGCTGTGttacattatttaaataaagCAAAACTGGaattcattaaaaaaagaaagttaaaaTCATGCAAAACGAATAGTGCCTTACAGAAAGATGTAGAAATCAAACGTAATATTAAAATGAATTATAATATTGAAAGTTTAGAATGTAGCCATACAGAATTTATTACACAAAATGTCTTGCAAGCAGCTGTAACTTTTGCTTGCCAAGTAGCTGGTGCTAAAGTTGGTTTAAGAGGATATAATAAGTTAGGTGAAATTTTTAAGGATGCATCAAAAAGTTAA
- the LOC126917112 gene encoding symplekin — protein sequence MDPRIHRRTEPEKGPGDLIVEWLNEASLNPGEDIKVTNLCKVQEILINKEPQLLPLYLDEALQFSLDRNAEVRKTITGFIEEAGVKQPEVIPRVVQVLLRLVSDESSAVSKRALRASGRILRTALKWISSAITVTPEMEVAWNQLSALKIQIINMIDSDNDGIRTQAVKFLEGVVLIQTYPDPDIPKKSDDFSLEDIPLTLKIARRRKLEEEANDVMDLLIKFHGSPHVSSVNLMTCMGSLALIAKTRPQFMPGVIQALQRLQHDLPPTLSDSQVTSVQKQLKLTLLGLMKHPASIEFASTIAKQLTQLGAKEQEILKAYPKPEDIRRMKKRQQEAAASSAAKRVKIETSLITDESEIVASLVPSSKVPELVELSESFIAERLSVDIVTDLVMDSMAWVPDTMTTIFQREYQPSSTTDINIQRQTIAKLLATQIRQAKTKKKKDAKDEDAVMEDLVKNPTISVAEAKRERKREKDREKEKEAKASLEAHEKSLAKARTRLKALKLSEVTKPLSKEIKERMLLMAVNRILLSEKTAVFGGVAAIRSKILTTLAATFNPYIKEAVLRYITDDMRNRLDLALGWLYEEYALLQGFQRRTTLCTKPQEAPHQAYNFLLCTLVSAIDLVQGKDRDTLLYRLYLEAPLITEDAVEALKMVSSDETRGLMPLQLLKEMVIRRPTKQLVFLNVLLCHTGHENNTIREAAIQLVCQLYSRPELSKLIEEYAVLYLGFLRLHTPPEIVFGQDRGRPQVETQWTESTTRACLGLYLALLSEHQDLIHELARVYTSMGADVKRMVLRLVEGPVRSLGMGSPQLLSLVENCPKGAETLVTRIIHILTEKSAPSAELVARVRELYQTRVSDVRFLIPVLNGLTKKEVIAALPKLIKLNPIVVKEVFNRLLGTHNNESGVPHTSPITPAELLIALHNIDPSKAELKTVIKATSLCFAEKQIYTQETVAVVMQHLMEMTPLPTLLMRTVIQSLALYPRLSGFVMNILQRLILKQVWKQPKVWEGFVKCCERTQPQSFAVILQLPPAQLAEALKMASNLRAPLLAHVEAFAENQKAHIPQSIMDVIQGKSPCDIHDEFDIAPPGDYLIEQKPDTMETDISEPAPPGLD from the exons atggaTCCTCGAATACATAGAAGAACAGAGCCGGAAAAAGGACCGGGCGATTTG ATAGTTGAATGGTTAAATGAGGCTTCATTAAACCCAGGAGAAGATATAAAAGTTACAAATTTATGTAAAGTTCAGGAAATATTGATAAATAAGGAGCCACAATTACTTCCATTATATTTGGATGAAGCATTACAGTTTTCCTTAGATAGGAATGCAGAAGTTAGGAAAACAATTACAGGTTTCATAGAAGAGGCTGG TGTAAAACAACCTGAGGTAATTCCACGTGTAGTTCAGGTACTTTTAAGACTAGTTTCTGATGAATCATCAGCTGTTTCTAAAAGAGCTCTTAGAGCTAGTGGCAGAATATTAAGAACTGCATTGAAATGGATATCTAGTGCCATTACAGTTACGCCAGAAATGGAAGTTGCATGGAATCAACTTAGTGCTCTCaaaattcaaattataaatatgaTTGACAGTGATAATGATGG GATTAGAACACAAGCTGTAAAATTTCTTGAAGGTGTTGTTTTGATACAAACATACCCTGACCCAGATATACCAAAAAAGTCGGATGATTTTTCTTTAGAAGATATTCCATTAACATTAAAAATAGCACGCAGACGCAAATTAGAGGAAGAAGCTAATGATGTAATGGACTTATTAATCAAATTTCACGGATCTCCACACGTTAGTAGCGTTAATTTGATGACATGCATGGGATCTTTAGCATTGATTGCTAAAACAAGACCTCAGTTTATGCCTGGTGTAATACAAG CTTTGCAAAGGTTACAACATGATTTACCACCCACATTATCTGATTCTCAAGTAACCAGTGTTcaaaaacaattaaaattaaCTCTATTAGGACTGATGAAGCACCCAGCTAGCATAGAATTTGCATCCACAATAGCTAAACAACTGACTCAATTGGGAGCAAAAGAACAAGAAATTCTTAAAGCTTATCCAAAACCAGAAGATATTCGACGTATGAAGAAACGACAACAA GAAGCAGCAGCGTCTTCCGCTGCAAAGCGTGTTAAAATCGAAACTTCTTTAATAACAGATGAATCAGAGATTGTGGCTAGTTTAGTACCCAGCTCAAAAGTACCAGAATTGGTTGAACTTTCAGAAAGTTTTATTGCTGAAAGATTAAGTGTAGACATTGTTACAGATTTAGTAATGGATAGCATG GCGTGGGTCCCAGACACAATGACAACGATTTTTCAAAGAGAATATCAGCCTTCTTCAACGACGGATATAAATATTCAACGACAAACGATTGCTAAATTACTAGCGACACAAATAAGACAAgctaaaacaaagaaaaaaaaggatgcAAAGGATGAAGATGCTGTGATGGAAGATTTAGTGAAAAATCCAACCATTAGCGTAGCAGAAGCAAAACGAGAGCGGAAACGTGAAAAAGatagggaaaaagaaaaagaagcaaaGGCATCTCTGGAAGCACATGAAAAATCGCTTGCGAAAGCAAGAACTCGTTTAAAAGCCTTGAAATTATCTGAAGTTACAAAACCATTGTcaaaagaaattaaagaaaGAATGTTACTGATGGCTGTGAATCGAATTTTACTTTCTGAGAAGACAGCTGTATTTGGTGGTGTAGCAGCCATAAG ATCAAAAATTTTAACTACTCTAGCAGCAACGTTTAATCCATACATTAAAGaagcagtattacgttatattactGACGATATGAGGAATCGTTTAGACTTAGCTTTAGGTTGGTTGTATGAAGAATATGCATTACTTCAGGGTTTCCAAAGACGAACTACATTATGTACAAAGCCCCAAGAAGCTCCACATCAGGcttacaactttttattatgtACTTTAGTATCTGCAATAGATTTAGTTCAAGGCAAAGATCGTGACACATTACTATATAG GCTATACTTGGAAGCTCCATTAATCACTGAAGATGCAGTTGAGGCTTTGAAAATGGTGTCTTCTGATGAAACAAGAGGATTGATGCCGTtacaattattaaaagaaatggTTATTCGTAGACCAACAAAACAATTAGTTTTCCTAAACGTATTGTTATGTCATACTGGCCATGAAAACAATACG ATAAGGGAAGCCGCTATACAGTTAGTTTGTCAACTATATAGTCGTCCTGAATTAAGTAAACTCATAGAAGAGTATGCAGTTCTCTATTTAGGTTTCTTACGACTACATACACCACCTGAGATCGTCTTTGGACAAGATCGAGGTAGACCACAAGTAGAAACTCAGTGGACTGAGTCAACTACAAGAGCTTGTCTTGGATTATATCTTGCTCTGTTAAGTGAACATCAAGATTTAATTCATGA ATTGGCTAGAGTTTATACATCGATGGGTGCAGATGTAAAACGTATGGTTCTTCGATTAGTAGAAGGACCTGTAAGATCTTTAGGAATGGGGAGTCCACAATTATTGTCATTAGTTGAAAATTGCCCTAAAGGCGCTGAAACACTAGTTACAAGAATTATTCATATCCTTAcagaaaaat cTGCACCAAGTGCAGAATTAGTAGCAAGAGTACGAGAACTTTATCAGACCAGAGTTTCAGATGTTCGATTCTTAATACCAGTTTTAAATGGTTTAACGAAGAAAGAAGTTATAGCTGCTCTTCCAAAACTCATAAAATTAAATCCTATTGTTGTTAAAGAG GTATTCAATAGACTGCTAGGCACTCATAATAATGAAAGTGGTGTGCCTCATACATCTCCTATCACACCTGCTGAATTGTTAATAGCTTTACATAATATAGATCCAAGCAAAGCAGAATTGAAAACAGTCATAAAAG CTACGTCCCTATGTTTTGCGgaaaaacaaatatatacaCAAGAAACTGTAGCTGTTGTAATGCAACATCTTATGGAGATGACCCCTCTTCCTACATTACTCATGCGTACAGTGATACAAAGTTTAGCATTATATCCTAGGTTAAGTGGATTCGTTATGAATATACTTCAACGATTAATTCTCAAACAAGTTTGGAAACAGCCAAAAGTATGGGAGGGTTTTGTAAAATGTTGTGAACGTACGCAACCACAAAGTTTTGCGGTTATTTTACAACTTCCTCCAGCACAATTGGCCGAAGCGTTAAAAATGGCGAGTAACTTACGAGCACCATTATTAGCGCATGTCGAAGCCTTTGCCGAAAATCAG AAAGCGCACATTCCGCAATCAATAATGGATGTTATTCAGGGTAAATCACCTTGCGACATACATGATGAATTTGATATT GCACCACCCGGTGATTATCTGATCGAACAAAAACCAGATACTATGGAAACTGATATTTCAGAACCAGCTCCGCCTGGTTTAGATTAG
- the LOC126917147 gene encoding 17-beta-hydroxysteroid dehydrogenase 13-like isoform X3 — translation MESLKRSFKPPKMLLRLYSLVILILDLVTLLFGIFFAILIALYRIFRPPPLKNLYGEVAMVVGAGRGIGRELAIHLCQLGVNVACVDINSENCDTTVHLASKSVGVAKMYICDITDKDEVARIVNIIKSELGEVTMLFHCCSIPSPRALLQDPPEIRHTIDLTILSHFWLLDTVLPCMERAGKGHIVVLSSVAGLSGTATGGNRVSLSTAQFAVQGLAESLHTELRHLNSNIIITLVHVYPFIVGAEIAKDIRFRIPSYFGTMPATDAAEQILDGVRRNYAEFSVPGYLLYLGHILRYDWT, via the exons ATG gAGAGCTTAAAGAGAAGTTTCAAACCACCAAAGATGTTGCTAAGACTGTATTCTCTCGTTATTTTAATACTAGATCTTGTGACACttttatttggaatattttttGCTATCTTAATTGCATTATATAGAATATTTAGACCTCCTCCTTTAAAAAATCTCTATGGAGAAGTCGCAATG GTTGTTGGAGCTGGTCGAGGCATAGGTAGAGAATTAGCAATTCATTTGTGTCAACTTGGTGTTAATGTTGCATGTGTCGACATTAACAGTGAAAATTGTGATACTACTGTACACTTAGCGTCTAAATCAGTAGGAGTTGCTAAAATGTATATTTGTGATATAACAGATAAGGATGAA gtAGCTCGTATAGTGAATATTATTAAATCAGAGTTAGGTGAAGTTACAATGCTTTTCCATTGCTGCAGTATACCAAGTCCTAGAGCATTACTTCAAGATCCACCTGAAATAAGGCATACAATTGATTTGACGATTCTAAGTCATTTTTGG TTATTGGATACAGTTTTACCATGCATGGAACGGGCTGGAAAAGGGCACATAGTGGTTCTATCATCTGTGGCTGGCCTTTCTGGTACTGCCACAGGAGGAAACAGAGTTTCTTTGTCCACTGCACAATTTGCAGTTCAAGGATTAGCTGAATCATTACATACTGAATTAAGACATTTGAATAGTAACATAATAATTACTTTAGTTCACGTTTATCCATTTATTGTAGGCGCAGAAATAGCAAAAGATATTCGTTTTAG AATACCAAGTTACTTTGGTACAATGCCCGCCACAGACGCAGCTGAACAAATTTTAGATGGAGTTCGCCGAAATTATGCAGAATTCAGTGTGCCTGGATATTTACTTTACTTAGGTCATATTCTTAG ATATGACTGgacataa
- the LOC126917149 gene encoding short-chain dehydrogenase/reductase family 16C member 6 isoform X2: MVQVQEVALVLLDTLLLVLKILYDIVFGIYRLCIPVEEKSVIGEIVLITGTGHGIGKELALKYASLGAIVVCLDVNEEGNNETVNEINRNGTLKAYGYKEEVLKITKKVKEEVGDVTILINNAGIMPCFTFMNHTPEQIKRIFDINVLAHFWILQAFLPSMVQRNYGHIVAISSMAGIFGQANIVPYCASKFAVRGLMEALHEELRSMNKEKPLNIKFTTVYPYMVNTGLCKNPSYRFKNLMSLVTTKQAVDAIVQAQQQNVKEISIPTCWYYINVIMRCVPFTCIERLRDFLNIVVHTEC; encoded by the exons ATGGTCCAGGTGCAGGAAGTTGCGTTAGTTCTATTGGATACATTGCTGCTTGTGCTGAAAATACTTTATGACATTGTCTTTGGAATATACAGATTATGTATACCAGTCGAAGAGAAAAGCGTAATCGGCGAAATTGTATTG ATTACAGGTACTGGACATGGTATTGGTAAAGAATTAGCATTAAAATATGCATCATTAGGAGCGATCGTTGTCTGTTTGGACGTAAATGAAGAAGGAAACAACGAAACAGTAAATGAAATAAACCGAAACGGCACATTAAAAGCTTACGGTTACAA GGAAGAAGTgcttaaaataactaaaaaagtAAAAGAGGAAGTAGGAGATGTGACAATTTTAATTAACAATGCCGGTATAATGccttgtttcactttcatgaatCATACACCCGAGCAAATTAAGCGAATATTCGATATCAATGTGTTAGCACATTTTTGG ATTCTCCAAGCTTTCTTACCTAGCATGGTTCAAAGAAATTACGGTCATATTGTTGCTATTTCATCGATGGCTGGTATTTTCGGTCAAGCCAATATAGTTCCTTACTGCGCTTCAAAGTTTGCAGTAAGAG GGTTGATGGAAGCACTGCACGAAGAGTTACGATCGATGAATAAGGAAAAGCCATTAAATATCAAATTCACAACAGTTTATCCGTATATGGTCAATACAGGACTTTGCAAAAACCCAAGTTATag GTTTAAAAATCTAATGTCTTTGGTTACAACAAAACAAGCAGTTGATGCAATAGTTCAAGCACAACAGCAAAACGTGAAAGAGATTTCTATTCCCACATGTTGGTATTATATTAACGTTATTATGAG ATGTGTACCATTTACATGCATAGAACGCTTAAGAGACTTTCTAAATATTGTTGTACATACAGAATGTTaa
- the LOC126917147 gene encoding 17-beta-hydroxysteroid dehydrogenase 13-like isoform X1, producing MESLKRSFKPPKMLLRLYSLVILILDLVTLLFGIFFAILIALYRIFRPPPLKNLYGEVAMVVGAGRGIGRELAIHLCQLGVNVACVDINSENCDTTVHLASKSVGVAKMYICDITDKDEVARIVNIIKSELGEVTMLFHCCSIPSPRALLQDPPEIRHTIDLTILSHFWLLDTVLPCMERAGKGHIVVLSSVAGLSGTATGGNRVSLSTAQFAVQGLAESLHTELRHLNSNIIITLVHVYPFIVGAEIAKDIRFRIPSYFGTMPATDAAEQILDGVRRNYAEFSVPGYLLYLGHILRILPKKASFMLRDLLDTGVDFG from the exons ATG gAGAGCTTAAAGAGAAGTTTCAAACCACCAAAGATGTTGCTAAGACTGTATTCTCTCGTTATTTTAATACTAGATCTTGTGACACttttatttggaatattttttGCTATCTTAATTGCATTATATAGAATATTTAGACCTCCTCCTTTAAAAAATCTCTATGGAGAAGTCGCAATG GTTGTTGGAGCTGGTCGAGGCATAGGTAGAGAATTAGCAATTCATTTGTGTCAACTTGGTGTTAATGTTGCATGTGTCGACATTAACAGTGAAAATTGTGATACTACTGTACACTTAGCGTCTAAATCAGTAGGAGTTGCTAAAATGTATATTTGTGATATAACAGATAAGGATGAA gtAGCTCGTATAGTGAATATTATTAAATCAGAGTTAGGTGAAGTTACAATGCTTTTCCATTGCTGCAGTATACCAAGTCCTAGAGCATTACTTCAAGATCCACCTGAAATAAGGCATACAATTGATTTGACGATTCTAAGTCATTTTTGG TTATTGGATACAGTTTTACCATGCATGGAACGGGCTGGAAAAGGGCACATAGTGGTTCTATCATCTGTGGCTGGCCTTTCTGGTACTGCCACAGGAGGAAACAGAGTTTCTTTGTCCACTGCACAATTTGCAGTTCAAGGATTAGCTGAATCATTACATACTGAATTAAGACATTTGAATAGTAACATAATAATTACTTTAGTTCACGTTTATCCATTTATTGTAGGCGCAGAAATAGCAAAAGATATTCGTTTTAG AATACCAAGTTACTTTGGTACAATGCCCGCCACAGACGCAGCTGAACAAATTTTAGATGGAGTTCGCCGAAATTATGCAGAATTCAGTGTGCCTGGATATTTACTTTACTTAGGTCATATTCTTAG AATACTTCCAAAGAAAGCATCATTTATGTTGCGTGACTTGCTAGACACTGGTGTCGATTTTGGATGA
- the LOC126917147 gene encoding 17-beta-hydroxysteroid dehydrogenase 13-like isoform X2 translates to MLLRLYSLVILILDLVTLLFGIFFAILIALYRIFRPPPLKNLYGEVAMVVGAGRGIGRELAIHLCQLGVNVACVDINSENCDTTVHLASKSVGVAKMYICDITDKDEVARIVNIIKSELGEVTMLFHCCSIPSPRALLQDPPEIRHTIDLTILSHFWLLDTVLPCMERAGKGHIVVLSSVAGLSGTATGGNRVSLSTAQFAVQGLAESLHTELRHLNSNIIITLVHVYPFIVGAEIAKDIRFRIPSYFGTMPATDAAEQILDGVRRNYAEFSVPGYLLYLGHILRILPKKASFMLRDLLDTGVDFG, encoded by the exons ATGTTGCTAAGACTGTATTCTCTCGTTATTTTAATACTAGATCTTGTGACACttttatttggaatattttttGCTATCTTAATTGCATTATATAGAATATTTAGACCTCCTCCTTTAAAAAATCTCTATGGAGAAGTCGCAATG GTTGTTGGAGCTGGTCGAGGCATAGGTAGAGAATTAGCAATTCATTTGTGTCAACTTGGTGTTAATGTTGCATGTGTCGACATTAACAGTGAAAATTGTGATACTACTGTACACTTAGCGTCTAAATCAGTAGGAGTTGCTAAAATGTATATTTGTGATATAACAGATAAGGATGAA gtAGCTCGTATAGTGAATATTATTAAATCAGAGTTAGGTGAAGTTACAATGCTTTTCCATTGCTGCAGTATACCAAGTCCTAGAGCATTACTTCAAGATCCACCTGAAATAAGGCATACAATTGATTTGACGATTCTAAGTCATTTTTGG TTATTGGATACAGTTTTACCATGCATGGAACGGGCTGGAAAAGGGCACATAGTGGTTCTATCATCTGTGGCTGGCCTTTCTGGTACTGCCACAGGAGGAAACAGAGTTTCTTTGTCCACTGCACAATTTGCAGTTCAAGGATTAGCTGAATCATTACATACTGAATTAAGACATTTGAATAGTAACATAATAATTACTTTAGTTCACGTTTATCCATTTATTGTAGGCGCAGAAATAGCAAAAGATATTCGTTTTAG AATACCAAGTTACTTTGGTACAATGCCCGCCACAGACGCAGCTGAACAAATTTTAGATGGAGTTCGCCGAAATTATGCAGAATTCAGTGTGCCTGGATATTTACTTTACTTAGGTCATATTCTTAG AATACTTCCAAAGAAAGCATCATTTATGTTGCGTGACTTGCTAGACACTGGTGTCGATTTTGGATGA
- the LOC126917149 gene encoding short-chain dehydrogenase/reductase family 16C member 6 isoform X1, with protein MVQVQEVALVLLDTLLLVLKILYDIVFGIYRLCIPVEEKSVIGEIVLITGTGHGIGKELALKYASLGAIVVCLDVNEEGNNETVNEINRNGTLKAYGYKCDVSNREEVLKITKKVKEEVGDVTILINNAGIMPCFTFMNHTPEQIKRIFDINVLAHFWILQAFLPSMVQRNYGHIVAISSMAGIFGQANIVPYCASKFAVRGLMEALHEELRSMNKEKPLNIKFTTVYPYMVNTGLCKNPSYRFKNLMSLVTTKQAVDAIVQAQQQNVKEISIPTCWYYINVIMRCVPFTCIERLRDFLNIVVHTEC; from the exons ATGGTCCAGGTGCAGGAAGTTGCGTTAGTTCTATTGGATACATTGCTGCTTGTGCTGAAAATACTTTATGACATTGTCTTTGGAATATACAGATTATGTATACCAGTCGAAGAGAAAAGCGTAATCGGCGAAATTGTATTG ATTACAGGTACTGGACATGGTATTGGTAAAGAATTAGCATTAAAATATGCATCATTAGGAGCGATCGTTGTCTGTTTGGACGTAAATGAAGAAGGAAACAACGAAACAGTAAATGAAATAAACCGAAACGGCACATTAAAAGCTTACGGTTACAA ATGCGACGTATCGAACAGGGAAGAAGTgcttaaaataactaaaaaagtAAAAGAGGAAGTAGGAGATGTGACAATTTTAATTAACAATGCCGGTATAATGccttgtttcactttcatgaatCATACACCCGAGCAAATTAAGCGAATATTCGATATCAATGTGTTAGCACATTTTTGG ATTCTCCAAGCTTTCTTACCTAGCATGGTTCAAAGAAATTACGGTCATATTGTTGCTATTTCATCGATGGCTGGTATTTTCGGTCAAGCCAATATAGTTCCTTACTGCGCTTCAAAGTTTGCAGTAAGAG GGTTGATGGAAGCACTGCACGAAGAGTTACGATCGATGAATAAGGAAAAGCCATTAAATATCAAATTCACAACAGTTTATCCGTATATGGTCAATACAGGACTTTGCAAAAACCCAAGTTATag GTTTAAAAATCTAATGTCTTTGGTTACAACAAAACAAGCAGTTGATGCAATAGTTCAAGCACAACAGCAAAACGTGAAAGAGATTTCTATTCCCACATGTTGGTATTATATTAACGTTATTATGAG ATGTGTACCATTTACATGCATAGAACGCTTAAGAGACTTTCTAAATATTGTTGTACATACAGAATGTTaa
- the LOC126917145 gene encoding ketohexokinase-like isoform X1: MISSFYEKIVGTSSTVESNQQKILCIGLTCLDIVQTCKQYPAEDSDQRSVECRWQRGGNASNTCTVLSQLGSPCEFFGTLSAEEHLSFLQNDMRSYNIDFSHCPMVESIGCPISTVMLSLSSGSRTILHHNPNLPELTLKNFEQLHLEDYSWIHFEGRNLNEVLSMMQCVENYNNMLNYSQDSNSKEIASSQAPITVSVELETPKQELLDLLPYVDVAFISKDFAQSRGHDNMSETLKDISGDAKSGATLICAWADRGAMARTPDNITVQSPAFPPQKIVDTLGAGDTFNAAVLHYLNKAKLEFIKKRKLKSCKTNSALQKDVEIKRNIKMNYNIESLECSHTEFITQNVLQAAVTFACQVAGAKVGLRGYNKLGEIFKDASKS, encoded by the exons ATGATTTCAAGTTTCTATGAAAAAATTGTTGGTACGTCTTCTACAGTGGAGTCAAACCAGCAGAAAATTCTTTGTATTGGATTAACTTGTTTGGATATTGTACAAACGTGCAAACAATATCCCGCAGAAGATTCTGATCAAAG ATCTGTAGAATGTCGGTGGCAAAGAGGAGGTAATGCATCTAATACTTGTACGGTTCTTTCTCAATTAGGGAGCCCGTGTGAATTTTTTGGTACTTTAAGTGCTGAAGAACATTTAAGTTTTTTGCAAAATGACATGCGCAGTTACAATATTGACTTTTCTCATTGTCCTATGGTAGAAAGTATAGGGTGTCCAATATCCACTGTTATGCTAAGTTTAAGCTCAGGGTCTCGTACAATTTTACATCATAATCCAAATCTGCCAGAGTTAACATTGAAAAATTTTGAGCAACTACATTTAGAAGATTACAGTTGGATTCATTTTGAAGGTAGAAACTTGAATGAAGTATTATCCATGATGCAGTGTGtggaaaattataataacatGTTGAATTATAGCCAAGATAGCAATAGTAAAGAAATTGCTTCCAGTCAAGCACCAATTACTGTTAGTGTAGAATTAGAAACTCCGAAACAAGAATTATTAGACTTACTACCTTATGTCGATGTAGCATTTATCTCTAAAGATTTTGCCCAAAGTAGAGGACATGATAATATGAGTGAAACATTGAAGGATATTAGCGGAGATGCTAAATCTGG gGCAACTCTTATATGTGCTTGGGCTGACAGAGGTGCTATGGCAAGAACTCCAGATAATATTACAGTACAATCTCCTGCATTTCCACCACAGAAGATTGTGGATACCTTAGGTGCTGGAGACACCTTTAATGCTGCTGTGttacattatttaaataaagCAAAACTGGaattcattaaaaaaagaaagttaaaaTCATGCAAAACGAATAGTGCCTTACAGAAAGATGTAGAAATCAAACGTAATATTAAAATGAATTATAATATTGAAAGTTTAGAATGTAGCCATACAGAATTTATTACACAAAATGTCTTGCAAGCAGCTGTAACTTTTGCTTGCCAAGTAGCTGGTGCTAAAGTTGGTTTAAGAGGATATAATAAGTTAGGTGAAATTTTTAAGGATGCATCAAAAAGTTAA